Proteins encoded within one genomic window of Triticum aestivum cultivar Chinese Spring chromosome 2D, IWGSC CS RefSeq v2.1, whole genome shotgun sequence:
- the LOC123053296 gene encoding uncharacterized protein, giving the protein MEGDSGKKTESESGKGTEMEGGLGKETESESGKGTKKRGLMEKLEIFRRARQNVTRLSKKAAKDPATQRKLLDIQQQFLSDERHILRMMGKSREEIIKYPDSDSGDEMDRYSGSLISMEPQLGISKGTGRDSSKEPARDVGGMEIGHDDSVVALSSHLEMLRREISFLMREVTSRGLLPAGKKKVSQEQISSLSVQFKEMRTQQLKEVNLPYLGCNTGEEVMDFLLVETQQLLFCFTSLASTLKTFRVPISPDKVEKLRRISTALVGISELIKSHKSAAQKDVEDCLDRDGWEATWGSRTGRNGGFDDITTLSSMHFTASTPENFRFPSVAGPALQVYSIKLVDLNPNLSWPLDVYGVVAARDDLDHNRNILFCRSGENCQRIKQEDPFLHLTGPSRAIVADEPVFFQIELKLKYGAQFKDTALFTAYQRYRPMKKYDIMLINSRCCTAEISLERFAPSIQATIVGVRVVEGESFNYGCKVSCFFFRVEAMLGSAVEVVLLDCSGERMHAGLDGYLSLSRNVMSVGLQGTLRVVIGAYSKSKPSISRINHVDFPVQQCQTTMLKCHVGGSKVEIVVAWSRLVMDNHNLVLDGY; this is encoded by the exons ATGGAGGGGGATTCCGGCAAGAAGACGGAGAGCGAGTCCGGGAAGGGGACGGAGATGGAGGGGGGACTCGGGAAGGAGACGGAGAGCGAGTCCGGGAAGGGGACGAAGAAGAGGGGACTCATGGAGAAACTCGAGATTTTCAGGAGGGCTCGGCAGAATGTCACGAGGCTGAGCAAGAAAGCAGCGAAGGACCCGGCGACGCAGAGGAAACTCTTGGATATCCAGCAGCAATTCTTGTCGGACGAGCGACATATCCTCAGGATGATGGGGAAGTCCCGGGAGGAGATTATTAAGTATCCCGATTCCGATTCTGGCGATGAGATGGACAGATATTCGGGGTCCCTCATAAGTATGGAGCCCCAATTGGGAATCAGCAAGGGGACGGGGAGGGATTCCAGCAAGGAGCCGGCGAGAGACGTCGGCGGCATGGAGATTGGTCACGACGACTCGGTTGTTGCTCTTTCTAGCCACCTTGAGATGCTTAGGAGGGAGATCTCGTTTCTGATGAGAGAGGTCACGTCCAGGGGGTTGTTGCCTGCTGGAAAGAAGAAGGTTTCTCAAGAGCAGATCTCCAGCTTGTCCGTCCAGTTCAAGGAGATGCGCACGCAACAACTCAAGGAGGTGAATTTGCCTTACCTAGGTTGCAATACTGGGGAGGAGGTAATGGATTTTCTCTTGGTCGAGACGCAGCAGCTGCTCTTCTGCTTCACCTCTCTCGCATCCACTCTAAAAACATTCAGAGTCCCCATCTCACCGGACAAGGTTGAAAAGCTGCGCCGCATATCCACTGCGCTTGTGGGCATATCGGAGCTTATAAAGAGCCACAAATCTGCTGCTCAAAAGGACGTTGAAGATTGTTTGGACCGTGACGGCTGGGAGGCTACGTGGGGCAGCCGGACCGGAAGAAACGGTGGATTTGATGACATAA CAACATTGAGTTCTATGCACTTCACGGCCTCCACGCCCGAAAACTTCCGGTTCCCTTCCGTAGCTGGCCCTGCCTTGCAAGTATACTCGATCAAACTGGTTGATCTCAATCCTAATCTGAGCTGGCCTCTTGATGTCTACGGCGTGGTCGCCGCACGGGACGATCTTGACCACAACCGCAACATTCTCTTCTGCCGTTCAGGGGAAAACTGCCAAAGAATTAAGCAAGAG GACCCCTTTTTGCACTTGACTGGCCCATCTCGTGCTATTGTGGCTGACGAgcctgttttctttcaaattgaaTTAAAATTGAAATATGGAGCACAGTTCAAAGATACAGCATTGTTCACTGCCTATCAAAGGTACCGCCCCATGAAGAAGtatgacatcatgctgatcaatAGCCGCTGTTGTACAGCAGAGATAAGTCTTGAGCGATTTGCTCCATCAATCCAGGCCACAATTGTTGGTGTTCGTGTGGTTGAAGGGGAGTCTTTTAACTATGGATGCAaagtttcttgcttcttttttcgTGTTGAAGCAATGTTGGGAAGCGCCGTGGAAGTTGTTTTGCTTGACTGCAGTGGTGAAAGGATGCATGCTGGATTAGATGGGTATCTTAGTTTGTCAAGAAATGTGATGTCAGTGGGATTGCAGGGCACACTCCGAGTTGTCATAGGAGCATACTCAAAGTCCAAACCCAGTATCTCTCGAATAAATCACGTTGACTTTCCTGTCCAGCAGTGTCAAACAACTATGCTTAAGTGTCATGTTGGCGGCTCCAAAGTGGAGATAGTTGTCGCTTGGTCTCGTCTTGTCATGGACAATCATAATCTTGTACTCGACGGCTATTGA